A region of Takifugu flavidus isolate HTHZ2018 chromosome 2, ASM371156v2, whole genome shotgun sequence DNA encodes the following proteins:
- the mthfsd gene encoding methenyltetrahydrofolate synthase domain-containing protein isoform X20 — MACLKCAMAPVIIINPGTSKWDIREKVWAYIESKNLANYPRPVFNRIPNFKGAFTACSRVSELDVFARAAEVKVDPDKPLEGARLAVLQVALWRKTTHPVSQHIMSYFQLSTGNSICLVYLTILVSHLFFTTRSSQAGKTLLVPTPRLRTGLFNKIIPPQGANKQQLHICASSQGVKLFSVPIELDAKLKVDLVVVGSVAVSEKGLRIGKGEGFADMEYGMMASMGALSDSTVVVTIVHDCQILDIPEELIESHDLTVDYILTPTRVIKTNCQRPKPQGIIWRKLSKEKLEKIPILRRLRAFEEKTLKDVSLGPTPIPAAPSLQTGSSMAGQKTTDRPEGESTEGARAQLGQKDRRQKRGWQRRGNRQKQGPEEGGQSNRQKQGPEEGGRGNRQKQGSEEGGRGNRQKQGSEEGGQSNRQKQGSEEGGRGHRQKQGSEEGGRGNRQKQGPEEGGQSYRQKQGPEEGGQSYRQKQGPEEGGSEAVPLGATTVCLTALPSGLRVSELKRLLREQDAAPLKLTWLGAQQEAQLDYSNCQAAQRVLKVLQGLSLQAELSKGPQGEECSGWSH; from the exons ATGGCCTGTTTAAAATGCGCGATGGCGCCTGTTATAATAATAAATCCTG GAACATCGAAATGGGACATACGTGAAAAAGTGTGGGCCTACATTGAGAGCAAGAATTTGGCCAACTATCCAAGACCCGTTTTCAACAGAATCCCAAACTTCAAG GGTGCTTTCACAGCCTGTTCCAGAGTGTCAGAGCTGGATGTGTTCGCCCGAGCAGCTGAGGTGAAGGTGGATCCTGACAAGCCTCTGGAGGGCGCCAGGCTGGCAGTGCTGCAGGTTGCACTGTGGAGGAAAACCACACACCCAGTGTCACAACACATTATGTCCTATTTTCAGCTCAGCACTGGGAATTCCATATGCTTGGTTTATTTAACTATTCttgtttcacatttgtttttcaccACTCGCTCTTCACAGGCGGGAAAAACTTTACTGGTCCCAACTCCTCGCCTTCGCACTGGACTTTTCAATAAAATTATTCCTCCCCAAGGTGCCAACAAACAACAGCTCCACATTTGTGCCTCTTCTCAG GGTGTGAAACTTTTCAGCGTTCCGATTGAATTGGATGCAAAGTTGAAGGTGGACCTGGTGGTGGTTGGTTCTGTGGCGGTGTCAGAGAAAG GCCTTCGGATTGGAAAAGGAGAGGGCTTCGCTGACATGGAGTATGGAATGATGGCGTCAATGGGGGCTCTCAGTGACTCTACCGTGGTTGTAACGATAGTCCATGACTGCCAG ATACTTGATATTCCAGAGGAATTAATAGAAAGTCATGATCTGACTGTGGATTATATCCTGACACCCACTCGAGTTATTAAAACCAATTGCCAGCGCCCCAAACCGCAGGGGATCATCTGGAGGAAG CTGAgcaaagagaagctggagaagatcCCCATCCTGCGGAGGCTGCGAGCTTTTGAGGAAAAGACTCTGAAGGATGTATCGCTGGGTCCGACACCCATTCCAGCAGCGCCCAGTCTACAGACCGGCAGTAGCATGGCAGGGCAGAAAACAACAGACAGGCCGGAGGGAGAATCCACAGAGGGAGCAAGAGCTCAGCTAGGACAGAAAGATAGACGGCAAAAGAGAGGGTGGCAAAGAAGAGgcaacagacagaagcagggtccagaggaag GTGGACAAagcaacagacagaaacagggtCCAGAGGAAG GTGGACGAGgcaacagacagaagcagggttCAGAGGAAG GTGGACGAGgcaacagacagaagcagggttCAGAGGAAGGTGGACAAAgcaacagacagaagcagg ggtcAGAGGAAGGTGGCCGAggccacagacagaagcagggttCAGAGGAAGGTGGCCGAGgcaacagacagaagcagggtccAGAGGAAGGTGGACAAAGctacagacagaagcagggtccAGAGGAAGGTGGACAAAGctacagacagaagcagggtccAGAGGAAGGTGGAAGTGAAGCCGTGCCTCTGGGCGCCACCACTGTCTGCCTGACGGCTCTTCCGTCCGGGCTGCGTGTCAGTGAGCTCAAGCGTCTCCTCCGGGAGCAGGACGCCGCCCCGCTGAAGCTCACCTGGCTGGGAGCTCAGCAGGAGGCCCAGCTGGACTACAGCAACTGTCAGGCAGCACAGCGCGTCCTCAAGGTTCTGCAGGGGCTCAGTTTACAGGCCGAACTGTCCAAGGGTCCACAAGGAGAGGAATGTTCTGGATGGTCCCATTGA
- the mthfsd gene encoding methenyltetrahydrofolate synthase domain-containing protein isoform X23 translates to MACLKCAMAPVIIINPGTSKWDIREKVWAYIESKNLANYPRPVFNRIPNFKGAFTACSRVSELDVFARAAEVKVDPDKPLEGARLAVLQVALWRKTTHPVSQHIMSYFQLSTGNSICLVYLTILVSHLFFTTRSSQAGKTLLVPTPRLRTGLFNKIIPPQGANKQQLHICASSQGVKLFSVPIELDAKLKVDLVVVGSVAVSEKGLRIGKGEGFADMEYGMMASMGALSDSTVVVTIVHDCQILDIPEELIESHDLTVDYILTPTRVIKTNCQRPKPQGIIWRKLSKEKLEKIPILRRLRAFEEKTLKDVSLGPTPIPAAPSLQTGSSMAGQKTTDRPEGESTEGARAQLGQKDRRQKRGWQRRGNRQKQGPEEGGQSNRQKQGPEEGGQSNRQKQGSEEGGRGHRQKQGSEEGGRGNRQKQGPEEGGQSYRQKQGPEEGGQSYRQKQGPEEGGSEAVPLGATTVCLTALPSGLRVSELKRLLREQDAAPLKLTWLGAQQEAQLDYSNCQAAQRVLKVLQGLSLQAELSKGPQGEECSGWSH, encoded by the exons ATGGCCTGTTTAAAATGCGCGATGGCGCCTGTTATAATAATAAATCCTG GAACATCGAAATGGGACATACGTGAAAAAGTGTGGGCCTACATTGAGAGCAAGAATTTGGCCAACTATCCAAGACCCGTTTTCAACAGAATCCCAAACTTCAAG GGTGCTTTCACAGCCTGTTCCAGAGTGTCAGAGCTGGATGTGTTCGCCCGAGCAGCTGAGGTGAAGGTGGATCCTGACAAGCCTCTGGAGGGCGCCAGGCTGGCAGTGCTGCAGGTTGCACTGTGGAGGAAAACCACACACCCAGTGTCACAACACATTATGTCCTATTTTCAGCTCAGCACTGGGAATTCCATATGCTTGGTTTATTTAACTATTCttgtttcacatttgtttttcaccACTCGCTCTTCACAGGCGGGAAAAACTTTACTGGTCCCAACTCCTCGCCTTCGCACTGGACTTTTCAATAAAATTATTCCTCCCCAAGGTGCCAACAAACAACAGCTCCACATTTGTGCCTCTTCTCAG GGTGTGAAACTTTTCAGCGTTCCGATTGAATTGGATGCAAAGTTGAAGGTGGACCTGGTGGTGGTTGGTTCTGTGGCGGTGTCAGAGAAAG GCCTTCGGATTGGAAAAGGAGAGGGCTTCGCTGACATGGAGTATGGAATGATGGCGTCAATGGGGGCTCTCAGTGACTCTACCGTGGTTGTAACGATAGTCCATGACTGCCAG ATACTTGATATTCCAGAGGAATTAATAGAAAGTCATGATCTGACTGTGGATTATATCCTGACACCCACTCGAGTTATTAAAACCAATTGCCAGCGCCCCAAACCGCAGGGGATCATCTGGAGGAAG CTGAgcaaagagaagctggagaagatcCCCATCCTGCGGAGGCTGCGAGCTTTTGAGGAAAAGACTCTGAAGGATGTATCGCTGGGTCCGACACCCATTCCAGCAGCGCCCAGTCTACAGACCGGCAGTAGCATGGCAGGGCAGAAAACAACAGACAGGCCGGAGGGAGAATCCACAGAGGGAGCAAGAGCTCAGCTAGGACAGAAAGATAGACGGCAAAAGAGAGGGTGGCAAAGAAGAGgcaacagacagaagcagggtccagaggaag GTGGACAAagcaacagacagaaacagggtCCAGAGGAAG GTGGACAAAgcaacagacagaagcagg ggtcAGAGGAAGGTGGCCGAggccacagacagaagcagggttCAGAGGAAGGTGGCCGAGgcaacagacagaagcagggtccAGAGGAAGGTGGACAAAGctacagacagaagcagggtccAGAGGAAGGTGGACAAAGctacagacagaagcagggtccAGAGGAAGGTGGAAGTGAAGCCGTGCCTCTGGGCGCCACCACTGTCTGCCTGACGGCTCTTCCGTCCGGGCTGCGTGTCAGTGAGCTCAAGCGTCTCCTCCGGGAGCAGGACGCCGCCCCGCTGAAGCTCACCTGGCTGGGAGCTCAGCAGGAGGCCCAGCTGGACTACAGCAACTGTCAGGCAGCACAGCGCGTCCTCAAGGTTCTGCAGGGGCTCAGTTTACAGGCCGAACTGTCCAAGGGTCCACAAGGAGAGGAATGTTCTGGATGGTCCCATTGA
- the mthfsd gene encoding methenyltetrahydrofolate synthase domain-containing protein isoform X6, whose protein sequence is MACLKCAMAPVIIINPGTSKWDIREKVWAYIESKNLANYPRPVFNRIPNFKGAFTACSRVSELDVFARAAEVKVDPDKPLEGARLAVLQVALWRKTTHPVSQHIMSYFQLSTGNSICLVYLTILVSHLFFTTRSSQAGKTLLVPTPRLRTGLFNKIIPPQGANKQQLHICASSQGVKLFSVPIELDAKLKVDLVVVGSVAVSEKGLRIGKGEGFADMEYGMMASMGALSDSTVVVTIVHDCQILDIPEELIESHDLTVDYILTPTRVIKTNCQRPKPQGIIWRKLSKEKLEKIPILRRLRAFEEKTLKDVSLGPTPIPAAPSLQTGSSMAGQKTTDRPEGESTEGARAQLGQKDRRQKRGWQRRGNRQKQGPEEGGQGHRQKQGPEEGGRGHRQKQGPEEGGRGHRQKQGSEEGGRGNRQKQGSEEGGRGNRQKQGSEEGGQSNRQKQGSEEGGRGHRQKQGSEEGGRGNRQKQGPEEGGQSYRQKQGPEEGGQSYRQKQGPEEGGSEAVPLGATTVCLTALPSGLRVSELKRLLREQDAAPLKLTWLGAQQEAQLDYSNCQAAQRVLKVLQGLSLQAELSKGPQGEECSGWSH, encoded by the exons ATGGCCTGTTTAAAATGCGCGATGGCGCCTGTTATAATAATAAATCCTG GAACATCGAAATGGGACATACGTGAAAAAGTGTGGGCCTACATTGAGAGCAAGAATTTGGCCAACTATCCAAGACCCGTTTTCAACAGAATCCCAAACTTCAAG GGTGCTTTCACAGCCTGTTCCAGAGTGTCAGAGCTGGATGTGTTCGCCCGAGCAGCTGAGGTGAAGGTGGATCCTGACAAGCCTCTGGAGGGCGCCAGGCTGGCAGTGCTGCAGGTTGCACTGTGGAGGAAAACCACACACCCAGTGTCACAACACATTATGTCCTATTTTCAGCTCAGCACTGGGAATTCCATATGCTTGGTTTATTTAACTATTCttgtttcacatttgtttttcaccACTCGCTCTTCACAGGCGGGAAAAACTTTACTGGTCCCAACTCCTCGCCTTCGCACTGGACTTTTCAATAAAATTATTCCTCCCCAAGGTGCCAACAAACAACAGCTCCACATTTGTGCCTCTTCTCAG GGTGTGAAACTTTTCAGCGTTCCGATTGAATTGGATGCAAAGTTGAAGGTGGACCTGGTGGTGGTTGGTTCTGTGGCGGTGTCAGAGAAAG GCCTTCGGATTGGAAAAGGAGAGGGCTTCGCTGACATGGAGTATGGAATGATGGCGTCAATGGGGGCTCTCAGTGACTCTACCGTGGTTGTAACGATAGTCCATGACTGCCAG ATACTTGATATTCCAGAGGAATTAATAGAAAGTCATGATCTGACTGTGGATTATATCCTGACACCCACTCGAGTTATTAAAACCAATTGCCAGCGCCCCAAACCGCAGGGGATCATCTGGAGGAAG CTGAgcaaagagaagctggagaagatcCCCATCCTGCGGAGGCTGCGAGCTTTTGAGGAAAAGACTCTGAAGGATGTATCGCTGGGTCCGACACCCATTCCAGCAGCGCCCAGTCTACAGACCGGCAGTAGCATGGCAGGGCAGAAAACAACAGACAGGCCGGAGGGAGAATCCACAGAGGGAGCAAGAGCTCAGCTAGGACAGAAAGATAGACGGCAAAAGAGAGGGTGGCAAAGAAGAGgcaacagacagaagcagggtccagaggaaggtggacaaggcc acagacagaaacagggtCCAGAGGAAGGTGGCCGAggccacagacagaagcag ggtCCAGAGGAAGGTGGCCGAggccacagacagaagcagggttCAGAGGAAGGTGGACGAGgcaacagacagaagcagggttCAGAGGAAG GTGGACGAGgcaacagacagaagcagggttCAGAGGAAGGTGGACAAAgcaacagacagaagcagg ggtcAGAGGAAGGTGGCCGAggccacagacagaagcagggttCAGAGGAAGGTGGCCGAGgcaacagacagaagcagggtccAGAGGAAGGTGGACAAAGctacagacagaagcagggtccAGAGGAAGGTGGACAAAGctacagacagaagcagggtccAGAGGAAGGTGGAAGTGAAGCCGTGCCTCTGGGCGCCACCACTGTCTGCCTGACGGCTCTTCCGTCCGGGCTGCGTGTCAGTGAGCTCAAGCGTCTCCTCCGGGAGCAGGACGCCGCCCCGCTGAAGCTCACCTGGCTGGGAGCTCAGCAGGAGGCCCAGCTGGACTACAGCAACTGTCAGGCAGCACAGCGCGTCCTCAAGGTTCTGCAGGGGCTCAGTTTACAGGCCGAACTGTCCAAGGGTCCACAAGGAGAGGAATGTTCTGGATGGTCCCATTGA
- the mthfsd gene encoding methenyltetrahydrofolate synthase domain-containing protein isoform X1, giving the protein MACLKCAMAPVIIINPGTSKWDIREKVWAYIESKNLANYPRPVFNRIPNFKGAFTACSRVSELDVFARAAEVKVDPDKPLEGARLAVLQVALWRKTTHPVSQHIMSYFQLSTGNSICLVYLTILVSHLFFTTRSSQAGKTLLVPTPRLRTGLFNKIIPPQGANKQQLHICASSQGVKLFSVPIELDAKLKVDLVVVGSVAVSEKGLRIGKGEGFADMEYGMMASMGALSDSTVVVTIVHDCQILDIPEELIESHDLTVDYILTPTRVIKTNCQRPKPQGIIWRKLSKEKLEKIPILRRLRAFEEKTLKDVSLGPTPIPAAPSLQTGSSMAGQKTTDRPEGESTEGARAQLGQKDRRQKRGWQRRGNRQKQGPEEGGQGQTEAGFRGRWTKQQTETGSRGRWPRPQTEAGFRGRWTRQQTEAGFRGRWPRPQTEAGFRGRWTRQQTEAGFRGRWTKQQTEAGFRGRWPRPQTEAGSEEGGRGHRQKQGSEEGGRGNRQKQGPEEGGQSYRQKQGPEEGGQSYRQKQGPEEGGSEAVPLGATTVCLTALPSGLRVSELKRLLREQDAAPLKLTWLGAQQEAQLDYSNCQAAQRVLKVLQGLSLQAELSKGPQGEECSGWSH; this is encoded by the exons ATGGCCTGTTTAAAATGCGCGATGGCGCCTGTTATAATAATAAATCCTG GAACATCGAAATGGGACATACGTGAAAAAGTGTGGGCCTACATTGAGAGCAAGAATTTGGCCAACTATCCAAGACCCGTTTTCAACAGAATCCCAAACTTCAAG GGTGCTTTCACAGCCTGTTCCAGAGTGTCAGAGCTGGATGTGTTCGCCCGAGCAGCTGAGGTGAAGGTGGATCCTGACAAGCCTCTGGAGGGCGCCAGGCTGGCAGTGCTGCAGGTTGCACTGTGGAGGAAAACCACACACCCAGTGTCACAACACATTATGTCCTATTTTCAGCTCAGCACTGGGAATTCCATATGCTTGGTTTATTTAACTATTCttgtttcacatttgtttttcaccACTCGCTCTTCACAGGCGGGAAAAACTTTACTGGTCCCAACTCCTCGCCTTCGCACTGGACTTTTCAATAAAATTATTCCTCCCCAAGGTGCCAACAAACAACAGCTCCACATTTGTGCCTCTTCTCAG GGTGTGAAACTTTTCAGCGTTCCGATTGAATTGGATGCAAAGTTGAAGGTGGACCTGGTGGTGGTTGGTTCTGTGGCGGTGTCAGAGAAAG GCCTTCGGATTGGAAAAGGAGAGGGCTTCGCTGACATGGAGTATGGAATGATGGCGTCAATGGGGGCTCTCAGTGACTCTACCGTGGTTGTAACGATAGTCCATGACTGCCAG ATACTTGATATTCCAGAGGAATTAATAGAAAGTCATGATCTGACTGTGGATTATATCCTGACACCCACTCGAGTTATTAAAACCAATTGCCAGCGCCCCAAACCGCAGGGGATCATCTGGAGGAAG CTGAgcaaagagaagctggagaagatcCCCATCCTGCGGAGGCTGCGAGCTTTTGAGGAAAAGACTCTGAAGGATGTATCGCTGGGTCCGACACCCATTCCAGCAGCGCCCAGTCTACAGACCGGCAGTAGCATGGCAGGGCAGAAAACAACAGACAGGCCGGAGGGAGAATCCACAGAGGGAGCAAGAGCTCAGCTAGGACAGAAAGATAGACGGCAAAAGAGAGGGTGGCAAAGAAGAGgcaacagacagaagcagggtccagaggaaggtggacaaggccagacagaagcagg gttcAGAGGAAGGTGGACAAagcaacagacagaaacagggtCCAGAGGAAGGTGGCCGAggccacagacagaagcagggttCAGAGGAAGGTGGACGAGgcaacagacagaagcagggttCAGAGGAAG GTGGCCGAggccacagacagaagcagggttCAGAGGAAGGTGGACGAGgcaacagacagaagcagggttCAGAGGAAGGTGGACAAAgcaacagacagaagcagg gttcAGAGGAAGGTGGCCGAggccacagacagaagcagggtcAGAGGAAGGTGGCCGAggccacagacagaagcagggttCAGAGGAAGGTGGCCGAGgcaacagacagaagcagggtccAGAGGAAGGTGGACAAAGctacagacagaagcagggtccAGAGGAAGGTGGACAAAGctacagacagaagcagggtccAGAGGAAGGTGGAAGTGAAGCCGTGCCTCTGGGCGCCACCACTGTCTGCCTGACGGCTCTTCCGTCCGGGCTGCGTGTCAGTGAGCTCAAGCGTCTCCTCCGGGAGCAGGACGCCGCCCCGCTGAAGCTCACCTGGCTGGGAGCTCAGCAGGAGGCCCAGCTGGACTACAGCAACTGTCAGGCAGCACAGCGCGTCCTCAAGGTTCTGCAGGGGCTCAGTTTACAGGCCGAACTGTCCAAGGGTCCACAAGGAGAGGAATGTTCTGGATGGTCCCATTGA
- the mthfsd gene encoding methenyltetrahydrofolate synthase domain-containing protein isoform X4 codes for MACLKCAMAPVIIINPGTSKWDIREKVWAYIESKNLANYPRPVFNRIPNFKGAFTACSRVSELDVFARAAEVKVDPDKPLEGARLAVLQVALWRKTTHPVSQHIMSYFQLSTGNSICLVYLTILVSHLFFTTRSSQAGKTLLVPTPRLRTGLFNKIIPPQGANKQQLHICASSQGVKLFSVPIELDAKLKVDLVVVGSVAVSEKGLRIGKGEGFADMEYGMMASMGALSDSTVVVTIVHDCQILDIPEELIESHDLTVDYILTPTRVIKTNCQRPKPQGIIWRKLSKEKLEKIPILRRLRAFEEKTLKDVSLGPTPIPAAPSLQTGSSMAGQKTTDRPEGESTEGARAQLGQKDRRQKRGWQRRGNRQKQGPEEGGQGQTEAGFRGRWTKQQTETGSRGRWPRPQTEAGFRGRWTRQQTEAGFRGRWTRQQTEAGFRGRWTKQQTEAGFRGRWPRPQTEAGSEEGGRGHRQKQGSEEGGRGNRQKQGPEEGGQSYRQKQGPEEGGQSYRQKQGPEEGGSEAVPLGATTVCLTALPSGLRVSELKRLLREQDAAPLKLTWLGAQQEAQLDYSNCQAAQRVLKVLQGLSLQAELSKGPQGEECSGWSH; via the exons ATGGCCTGTTTAAAATGCGCGATGGCGCCTGTTATAATAATAAATCCTG GAACATCGAAATGGGACATACGTGAAAAAGTGTGGGCCTACATTGAGAGCAAGAATTTGGCCAACTATCCAAGACCCGTTTTCAACAGAATCCCAAACTTCAAG GGTGCTTTCACAGCCTGTTCCAGAGTGTCAGAGCTGGATGTGTTCGCCCGAGCAGCTGAGGTGAAGGTGGATCCTGACAAGCCTCTGGAGGGCGCCAGGCTGGCAGTGCTGCAGGTTGCACTGTGGAGGAAAACCACACACCCAGTGTCACAACACATTATGTCCTATTTTCAGCTCAGCACTGGGAATTCCATATGCTTGGTTTATTTAACTATTCttgtttcacatttgtttttcaccACTCGCTCTTCACAGGCGGGAAAAACTTTACTGGTCCCAACTCCTCGCCTTCGCACTGGACTTTTCAATAAAATTATTCCTCCCCAAGGTGCCAACAAACAACAGCTCCACATTTGTGCCTCTTCTCAG GGTGTGAAACTTTTCAGCGTTCCGATTGAATTGGATGCAAAGTTGAAGGTGGACCTGGTGGTGGTTGGTTCTGTGGCGGTGTCAGAGAAAG GCCTTCGGATTGGAAAAGGAGAGGGCTTCGCTGACATGGAGTATGGAATGATGGCGTCAATGGGGGCTCTCAGTGACTCTACCGTGGTTGTAACGATAGTCCATGACTGCCAG ATACTTGATATTCCAGAGGAATTAATAGAAAGTCATGATCTGACTGTGGATTATATCCTGACACCCACTCGAGTTATTAAAACCAATTGCCAGCGCCCCAAACCGCAGGGGATCATCTGGAGGAAG CTGAgcaaagagaagctggagaagatcCCCATCCTGCGGAGGCTGCGAGCTTTTGAGGAAAAGACTCTGAAGGATGTATCGCTGGGTCCGACACCCATTCCAGCAGCGCCCAGTCTACAGACCGGCAGTAGCATGGCAGGGCAGAAAACAACAGACAGGCCGGAGGGAGAATCCACAGAGGGAGCAAGAGCTCAGCTAGGACAGAAAGATAGACGGCAAAAGAGAGGGTGGCAAAGAAGAGgcaacagacagaagcagggtccagaggaaggtggacaaggccagacagaagcagg gttcAGAGGAAGGTGGACAAagcaacagacagaaacagggtCCAGAGGAAGGTGGCCGAggccacagacagaagcagggttCAGAGGAAGGTGGACGAGgcaacagacagaagcagggttCAGAGGAAG GTGGACGAGgcaacagacagaagcagggttCAGAGGAAGGTGGACAAAgcaacagacagaagcagg gttcAGAGGAAGGTGGCCGAggccacagacagaagcagggtcAGAGGAAGGTGGCCGAggccacagacagaagcagggttCAGAGGAAGGTGGCCGAGgcaacagacagaagcagggtccAGAGGAAGGTGGACAAAGctacagacagaagcagggtccAGAGGAAGGTGGACAAAGctacagacagaagcagggtccAGAGGAAGGTGGAAGTGAAGCCGTGCCTCTGGGCGCCACCACTGTCTGCCTGACGGCTCTTCCGTCCGGGCTGCGTGTCAGTGAGCTCAAGCGTCTCCTCCGGGAGCAGGACGCCGCCCCGCTGAAGCTCACCTGGCTGGGAGCTCAGCAGGAGGCCCAGCTGGACTACAGCAACTGTCAGGCAGCACAGCGCGTCCTCAAGGTTCTGCAGGGGCTCAGTTTACAGGCCGAACTGTCCAAGGGTCCACAAGGAGAGGAATGTTCTGGATGGTCCCATTGA
- the mthfsd gene encoding methenyltetrahydrofolate synthase domain-containing protein isoform X14 codes for MACLKCAMAPVIIINPGTSKWDIREKVWAYIESKNLANYPRPVFNRIPNFKGAFTACSRVSELDVFARAAEVKVDPDKPLEGARLAVLQVALWRKTTHPVSQHIMSYFQLSTGNSICLVYLTILVSHLFFTTRSSQAGKTLLVPTPRLRTGLFNKIIPPQGANKQQLHICASSQGVKLFSVPIELDAKLKVDLVVVGSVAVSEKGLRIGKGEGFADMEYGMMASMGALSDSTVVVTIVHDCQILDIPEELIESHDLTVDYILTPTRVIKTNCQRPKPQGIIWRKLSKEKLEKIPILRRLRAFEEKTLKDVSLGPTPIPAAPSLQTGSSMAGQKTTDRPEGESTEGARAQLGQKDRRQKRGWQRRGNRQKQGPEEGGQSNRQKQGPEEGGRGNRQKQGSEEGGRGHRQKQGSEEGGRGNRQKQGSEEGGQSNRQKQGSEEGGRGHRQKQGSEEGGRGNRQKQGPEEGGQSYRQKQGPEEGGQSYRQKQGPEEGGSEAVPLGATTVCLTALPSGLRVSELKRLLREQDAAPLKLTWLGAQQEAQLDYSNCQAAQRVLKVLQGLSLQAELSKGPQGEECSGWSH; via the exons ATGGCCTGTTTAAAATGCGCGATGGCGCCTGTTATAATAATAAATCCTG GAACATCGAAATGGGACATACGTGAAAAAGTGTGGGCCTACATTGAGAGCAAGAATTTGGCCAACTATCCAAGACCCGTTTTCAACAGAATCCCAAACTTCAAG GGTGCTTTCACAGCCTGTTCCAGAGTGTCAGAGCTGGATGTGTTCGCCCGAGCAGCTGAGGTGAAGGTGGATCCTGACAAGCCTCTGGAGGGCGCCAGGCTGGCAGTGCTGCAGGTTGCACTGTGGAGGAAAACCACACACCCAGTGTCACAACACATTATGTCCTATTTTCAGCTCAGCACTGGGAATTCCATATGCTTGGTTTATTTAACTATTCttgtttcacatttgtttttcaccACTCGCTCTTCACAGGCGGGAAAAACTTTACTGGTCCCAACTCCTCGCCTTCGCACTGGACTTTTCAATAAAATTATTCCTCCCCAAGGTGCCAACAAACAACAGCTCCACATTTGTGCCTCTTCTCAG GGTGTGAAACTTTTCAGCGTTCCGATTGAATTGGATGCAAAGTTGAAGGTGGACCTGGTGGTGGTTGGTTCTGTGGCGGTGTCAGAGAAAG GCCTTCGGATTGGAAAAGGAGAGGGCTTCGCTGACATGGAGTATGGAATGATGGCGTCAATGGGGGCTCTCAGTGACTCTACCGTGGTTGTAACGATAGTCCATGACTGCCAG ATACTTGATATTCCAGAGGAATTAATAGAAAGTCATGATCTGACTGTGGATTATATCCTGACACCCACTCGAGTTATTAAAACCAATTGCCAGCGCCCCAAACCGCAGGGGATCATCTGGAGGAAG CTGAgcaaagagaagctggagaagatcCCCATCCTGCGGAGGCTGCGAGCTTTTGAGGAAAAGACTCTGAAGGATGTATCGCTGGGTCCGACACCCATTCCAGCAGCGCCCAGTCTACAGACCGGCAGTAGCATGGCAGGGCAGAAAACAACAGACAGGCCGGAGGGAGAATCCACAGAGGGAGCAAGAGCTCAGCTAGGACAGAAAGATAGACGGCAAAAGAGAGGGTGGCAAAGAAGAGgcaacagacagaagcagggtccagaggaag GTGGACAAagcaacagacagaaacagggtCCAGAGGAAG GTGGACGAGgcaacagacagaagcagggttCAGAGGAAG GTGGCCGAggccacagacagaagcagggttCAGAGGAAGGTGGACGAGgcaacagacagaagcagggttCAGAGGAAGGTGGACAAAgcaacagacagaagcagg ggtcAGAGGAAGGTGGCCGAggccacagacagaagcagggttCAGAGGAAGGTGGCCGAGgcaacagacagaagcagggtccAGAGGAAGGTGGACAAAGctacagacagaagcagggtccAGAGGAAGGTGGACAAAGctacagacagaagcagggtccAGAGGAAGGTGGAAGTGAAGCCGTGCCTCTGGGCGCCACCACTGTCTGCCTGACGGCTCTTCCGTCCGGGCTGCGTGTCAGTGAGCTCAAGCGTCTCCTCCGGGAGCAGGACGCCGCCCCGCTGAAGCTCACCTGGCTGGGAGCTCAGCAGGAGGCCCAGCTGGACTACAGCAACTGTCAGGCAGCACAGCGCGTCCTCAAGGTTCTGCAGGGGCTCAGTTTACAGGCCGAACTGTCCAAGGGTCCACAAGGAGAGGAATGTTCTGGATGGTCCCATTGA